From the genome of Winogradskyella forsetii, one region includes:
- a CDS encoding DUF3885 domain-containing protein: MNLKTEYLDFLKDNFSGLKIKMPLFYNWNLGLRFDLQKEFTNPVDTDDEDYFSEVYHRAKKLFEFCFEQNDTVYLSVFSYKWRKQRIKKSNFIFKLLKGSKTENVFDKVANRYEPNEKWNRLLIKEKIKNIDIDNLIIGLCNTDFPTMRPCIREEVYLMNIDKKLIFHIYDDRGLDILATDKKLLNEIYDRFDKWILEYDREKIKQQLKK; this comes from the coding sequence TTGAACCTAAAAACGGAATATTTAGACTTTTTAAAAGATAATTTCAGCGGACTGAAAATCAAAATGCCATTATTTTATAATTGGAATTTAGGATTAAGGTTTGACTTGCAAAAGGAATTTACAAACCCTGTTGATACTGATGATGAAGATTATTTTAGTGAAGTTTATCACAGAGCTAAAAAACTATTTGAATTCTGCTTTGAACAAAACGACACAGTTTATTTATCTGTATTTAGTTACAAGTGGAGAAAACAACGGATTAAGAAATCGAATTTTATTTTTAAACTATTAAAAGGTTCAAAAACAGAAAACGTATTTGACAAAGTTGCGAATAGGTATGAACCAAATGAAAAATGGAACAGACTTTTAATCAAAGAAAAAATAAAGAATATTGATATTGACAACTTAATAATCGGATTATGTAACACGGACTTCCCAACAATGCGACCTTGTATTCGAGAAGAAGTTTACCTTATGAATATTGACAAAAAATTGATATTCCATATTTATGATGACAGAGGTTTAGATATTCTTGCAACCGATAAGAAATTATTGAATGAAATTTATGACCGATTTGATAAGTGGATTTTGGAATACGACAGAGAAAAAATTAAACAACAACTGAAAAAATAA
- a CDS encoding MBL fold metallo-hydrolase, with product MNKIFTLIFCLIITFGFSQTKEIQIEFIGNCGLHMTDGITNFYIDFPYKSGAHGYMEFKESELDSIKENSIFIFTHKHSDHYSKKNLKKVMKDKGGQTYGVSNISELEKLGESIENFEIKANKTDHTVFGISFRHYSYLITWHNKKIYLSGDTTEPETIGKMEKIDLAFVPYWILKNAKEQNITIDAKIFAVYHLYSEQIPSAKENWDEVENIRPMVEQGEKITIELETE from the coding sequence ATGAACAAAATTTTTACTCTGATTTTTTGCCTAATTATAACTTTTGGATTTTCACAAACAAAAGAAATTCAAATCGAATTTATAGGGAATTGCGGACTTCATATGACTGATGGCATCACAAATTTCTACATTGATTTCCCATACAAATCGGGAGCTCACGGATATATGGAATTTAAAGAATCGGAATTAGATAGTATTAAAGAAAACTCTATTTTCATTTTTACACATAAACACTCTGACCATTACTCTAAAAAAAATCTAAAAAAAGTGATGAAAGACAAAGGTGGACAGACTTATGGTGTTTCAAACATTTCGGAATTAGAAAAATTGGGAGAATCCATAGAAAATTTTGAAATAAAGGCTAATAAAACTGACCATACGGTATTCGGTATTTCATTTCGTCACTACTCGTATTTGATAACTTGGCACAATAAAAAAATCTACTTATCAGGAGACACAACGGAACCTGAAACTATTGGTAAAATGGAAAAAATAGATTTAGCTTTTGTACCCTATTGGATTTTGAAAAACGCTAAAGAACAGAATATTACTATTGACGCAAAAATATTTGCAGTTTATCATCTATATTCCGAACAAATACCAAGTGCAAAAGAAAATTGGGATGAAGTTGAAAATATTCGCCCTATGGTTGAACAAGGAGAAAAAATAACGATTGAATTAGAAACTGAATAA